From Ochotona princeps isolate mOchPri1 chromosome X, mOchPri1.hap1, whole genome shotgun sequence, one genomic window encodes:
- the LOC101527310 gene encoding UPF0669 protein C6orf120 homolog has product MAAPWRSALLLLLLLLLLLLASQALTQAGRLKEDAEVPAGWLLLYIVRGRVEAGSYNYHKLNREGRIVLRMRSLKGDADLYVSDSTLHPTFDDYKLQSVTCGQDGLWIPASFRRPVGIGIYGHPSHQESEFEMKVYYVRTWEQRSSGEVVFVEESTKPGKKQGDESKDASMEDEFLFWILLISILKMVLLLLY; this is encoded by the coding sequence ATGGCTGCCCCCTGGAGAAgcgcactgctgctgctgctgctgctgctgctgctgctgctggcctcaCAGGCCTTAACCCAGGCTGGCCGCCTGAAGGAAGATGCGGAGGTTCCCGCCGGTTGGCTGTTGCTGTACATTGTCCGGGGCCGCGTAGAGGCTGGGAGCTACAACTACCACAAGCTGAACCGCGAGGGCAGGATTGTCCTCCGCATGAGGAGCCTGAAAGGAGACGCAGACCTGTACGTGTCCGACAGCACCCTCCACCCGACCTTTGACGACTACAAGCTTCAGTCAGTCACTTGCGGCCAGGATGGCTTGTGGATCCCGGCCAGCTTCCGACGCCCCGTGGGGATCGGCATCTATGGACACCCATCCCATCAGGAGAGCGAGTTTGAGATGAAGGTGTATTACGTCAGGACCTGGGAGCAGCGCTCGTCTGGCGAGGTCGTGTTTGTGGAGGAGAGCACGAAGCCTGGCAAGAAGCAGGGAGACGAGTCCAAGGATGCGTCTATGGAGGACGAGTTCCTGTTTTGGATCCTCCTGATCAGCATTTTGAAAATGGTCCTGCTGCTTCTATACTGA